The window AAGAAGATCATTTTTGTCTAAAGCTGCCTTGACAGGAGTGACAGGAGCAGCATTTTTATCCGGTTACGGATCCTCTCTTTCTGCCGCAGTAGAAAAAATGCCCTCTTATTCCAATCCTTCAGATTTAAAAATTACAGATGTGAAATGTGGCTATGTAAGGGGAGCTTTATATGTAAAGATTTATACCAACCAAGATATTTTTGGCTGTGGTGAGGCCGTTGATGCCATCCATGGCACCTATCACTTGGTAAAAAGACTCGGTAGGCAAATCAAAGGAGAAAGTCCACTAAACCCCAACCGGCTTGCTGAGCAGTTAAGAAAGGGGGCATTTTTCGGGGGTGCGCAATCGGGAGTATTTGTTGCAGTGCTAACGGCCATAGAAACTGCTCTTTGGGACATTACAGGGAAGGTATTTGGTGTTCCGGTTTACCAATTATTAGGAGGTAAGTTCCGAGATAAAATCCGGGTGTACTGCGATACAGCATTGTACACATCCAGAAACCCGAGCCCTCAAGATTATGCGCAAGCTGCTAGGGGAGCGGTGGATAGAGGTTATACAGCGGTTAAGTTTGACGTAGATGATGGGAGAGATCCCAATAAGTATGATCGATTCAATTGGACAGCTAGTCCGGCAGAAATTGACCGGATGTATGCTGCTATAGCTGCTGTAAGAGCAGAAGTTGGAAAAGACGTAGATATCTGTGTAGATATGCATGGTCGGTATGATTATATCACAGGGGTAAAAATGGCTCGCATGTATGAAGACTTAGACCTAATGTGGCTTGAAGAACCCATTCCTGCTGATAACCCAAAACTCTACCAAAAGCTTACCCAACAAACAAGTACTCCAATTTGTACAGGAGAAAATGTTTATTTGGCCTATGGCTTTGTCAATCTTTTAAGTGAGGGTGGGGCTGACATTAT of the Cyclobacterium marinum DSM 745 genome contains:
- a CDS encoding mandelate racemase/muconate lactonizing enzyme family protein, with product MNNNLKRRSFLSKAALTGVTGAAFLSGYGSSLSAAVEKMPSYSNPSDLKITDVKCGYVRGALYVKIYTNQDIFGCGEAVDAIHGTYHLVKRLGRQIKGESPLNPNRLAEQLRKGAFFGGAQSGVFVAVLTAIETALWDITGKVFGVPVYQLLGGKFRDKIRVYCDTALYTSRNPSPQDYAQAARGAVDRGYTAVKFDVDDGRDPNKYDRFNWTASPAEIDRMYAAIAAVRAEVGKDVDICVDMHGRYDYITGVKMARMYEDLDLMWLEEPIPADNPKLYQKLTQQTSTPICTGENVYLAYGFVNLLSEGGADIIMPDIQKAGGLGEAQRIANLSNLYYVPFSPHMVASFLGAMASCHVCASVPNFQIMEWQIYMDTDQMWQDIVTYDGERTVDGFINLSEKPGIGVEINEEGMKKYAVKDIPFFE